ataaaacagcagGTAGTGCTGGGAGAAagttaaataaatcaataaaaattgCTAGAAGTCCAGCTATTATTAATTTGACCTCAACAGGTCACATATAGTTGTGGCATATcaataaatgtatgtttgtaaATAAGGATTAACTTTAAATATGTCACAAACTGAAGCACAACTGTTGCACATTATTTCACATTCTGGTCTACCACAtcacttgaaatgaaataaattatatcAAATTCACTTGAATTAGTCTTTATAATGACAGCTGTTATATATGTAATACTTCCACACTGAATGTCAAACTGTTTAATAGCTCTCATTTGATGTTGGAGATTTTTTAATGTTACAAgcagaatggggaaaaaattCTCTGCACAATTACATTTGATTATATGCAGATATTTAAGTTTTGTAGACATCTTCTCGCACAAACCGATTTGGACGTCATCCAGACTATAATGGAACTTCTGGTAAATAATCAACCAAAGAGAAACTTGTGCTCTTGgtgtacatttttttcacacCCAGAGCTCGGCATAACTCAAGTCATTTGCTGCTGATAGCCGGAGGCACAGAGTGACCTAGGCTGCCTGCTCAAACATGAAGAATTCAGCTTAACAAACAGTCCGAGAGCCTTTTACATTTTACTCACTTGtaatgagtaaaatgttatccCTCCTGCCCATGAGTACATCTTTCCATGTGAGTCAACTTTTAGTGATGTGCCTTTGAAAGTACAATCCTAATCtgcattttctctgtctttctacaGGAGAGCGAAAGGTAGTGCTGGTCAAAATGAGCACACGGAGGAGTGATCAGGTCATCATTGAAACTCACACTACAATCCACACACTTGGCAGCCAAAATGAGGGCAAGCGGCTGCGCTACATGCAGAAAGATGGCAGGTTCCCTGTGCTGTTTCAGAAGGCCCCAGGAGACTGGAGCCCATACCTGATGGATATCTTCACCACTCTTGTGGAGATCCGCTGGAGGGTGATGTTCCTCATCTTTTCCCTGTCTTACATTCTCTCTTGGCTCTTTTTTGGTCTCTGTTATTGGCTTATTGCATATGTACATGGAGACACTGAAGATATGGATGAACCCTGTGTGTCCAATGTGCATGACTTCACTGGAGCCTTTATGTTCTCAATGGAGACCCAGGCAACTATTGGCTATGGCTTCAGGGGGATGACTGAGAACTGTATTGCGGCTATTATTGCACTGACAGTTCAAAGTGTATTCAGCTGCCTCCTTGACACCATTATCATTGGTATTATTGTGGCTAAAATGGCATCTGCTCGTAAGAGAGCTCAGACAGTGGGCTTTAGCAACTGTGCAGTGGTCAACCTGCGAGATGGGGTTTTGAGTTTGTCATGGCGCCTTGGGGACTTCAGAGGTAATCACATCCTGGAGGGTGTAGCCAGGGCCCAGTTAGTCCGCTTTGTGAGGGCGCCTCTGGGCACTGTTGTGATATCATCCCAG
The genomic region above belongs to Thunnus albacares chromosome 17, fThuAlb1.1, whole genome shotgun sequence and contains:
- the LOC122967358 gene encoding inward rectifier potassium channel 16-like, whose amino-acid sequence is MSTRRSDQVIIETHTTIHTLGSQNEGKRLRYMQKDGRFPVLFQKAPGDWSPYLMDIFTTLVEIRWRVMFLIFSLSYILSWLFFGLCYWLIAYVHGDTEDMDEPCVSNVHDFTGAFMFSMETQATIGYGFRGMTENCIAAIIALTVQSVFSCLLDTIIIGIIVAKMASARKRAQTVGFSNCAVVNLRDGVLSLSWRLGDFRGNHILEGVARAQLVRFVRAPLGTVVISSQDLDIQNRDIVLATPATIIHKLEPSSPLYSLGLDDLLVDDFELVVSFTYTGDSTGMLHQTRTSYTSADIRWGQRFQDMLKLGKKHFMVDYALFNETTWVPVPLMSAEQYDRGRHPEGRSQSHRAHSPSVKRNGGNCAVTPDITGEVMHQTSL